tgttacggaatgagtaaagagactttccggtaacgagattgaactaggtattgagataccgacgatcgaatctcgggcaagtaacataccgatgacaaaaggaacaacatatgttgttatgcggtttgaccgataaagatcttcgtagaatatgtaggagccaatatgagcatccaggttctgctattggttattgaccggagacgtgtctcagtcatgtctacatagttctcgaacccgtagggtccgcacgcttaaagttcgatgacggttatattatgagtttatggtttttgatgtaccgaaggtagttcggagtcccggatgtgatcatggacatgatgaggagtctcgaaatgttcaagacgtaaagatcaatatattggacgactatatttggatactagaatggtttcgggtgagatcgggataataccggagcaccgggaggttattggaacccccgggaggtatatgggccttaatgggctttagtggaaaggaggggaaaggagcaagggagggggcgccccccaagcccaatccaaattgggagggggccggccccccctttccttcatccctccttcctctttctttcctctctctctccaaataggaaaaggaggagtcctactcccggtgggagtaggactccccccttgggcgcgcctcctccccttggccggccctctcctcccctcctttatatacggaggagaggggaaCCCcatacacacaacaattgatctcttggatcttttagccgtgtgcggtgtccctctccaccatagtccacctcgataatatcgtagcggtgcttgggcgaagccctgcgacggtagaacatcaacatcatcaccacgccgtcgtgttgacggaactctccctcaaagctcggatggatcggagttcgagggacgtcatcgagttaaacgtgtgcaaaactcggaggtgccgtgcgttcggtacttgatcgttcggatcatgaagacgtacgactacatcaaccgcgttgtgctaacgcttccgctttcggtctacgagggtacgtggacacactctcccctctcgttgctatgcataaccatgatattgcgtgtgcgtatgtttttttttgaaattactacgttccccaacagtggtatcagagcctagttttatgcattgatgttatatgcacgagtagaacacaagtgagttgtgggcaatacaagtcatactgcttactagcatgtcatactttggttcggcggtattgttggatgaagtggcccggaccgacattacgtgtacgcttacgcgagactggttctaccgacgtgctttgcacacaggtggttggtgggtgtcagtttctccaactttagttgaaccgagtatggctacgcccggtccttgagaaggttaaaacaacactaacttgacgaactatcgttatggttttgatgcgtaggtaagaacgttctTGCCCAGCCCGTAgtaaccacgtaaaacttgcaacaacaaagtagaggacgtctaacttgtttttgcagggcatgttgtgatgtgatatggtcaatacatgatgctatattttattgtataagatgatcatgttttgtaaccgagttatcggcaactggcaggagccatatggttgtcgctttattgtatgcaatgcaatcaccctgtaattgctttactttatcactaagcggtagcgatagtcgtagaagcaatagttggcaagacgacaacgatgctacgatggagatcaaggtgccgcatcggtaacgatgatgatcatgatggtgcttcagagatggagatcacaagaacaagatgatgatggccatatcatatcacttatattgattgcatgtgatgtttattttttatgcatcttattttgctttgattgacggtagcattataagatgatctctcactaaatttcaagataaaagtgttctccctgagtatgcaccgttgccaaagttcgtcgtgcccggagaccacgtgatgatcgggtgtgataagctctacgtacaTCTACAACGGatgcaaaccagttttgcacacacagaatactcaggttaaacttgacgagcctagcatatgcagatatggcgccagaacactgagaccgaaaggtcgagcgtgaattatatagtagatatgatcaacatagtgatgttcaccattgaaaactactccatttcacgtgatgattggttatggtttagttgatttggatcacgtgatcacttagatgattagagggatgtctatctaagtgggagttcttaagtaatatgattaattgaacttaaatttatcatgaacttagtacctgatagtattttgcatgtctatgtttgttgtagatagatggctcgtgctgttgtccattgaattttaatgcgttccttgagaaagcaaagttgaaagatgatggtagcaattacacggactgggtccgtaacttgaggattatcctcattgctgcatagaagaattacgtcctggaagcatcgctaagtgccaaacctgctgcaggagcaacaccagatgttatgaacacctggcagagcaaagctgatgactactcgatagttcagtgtgccatgctttacggcttagaaccgggacttcaacgacgttttgaacgtcatgaagcatatgagatgttccaggagttgatgttaatatttcaagcaaatgcccggattgagagatatgaagtctccaataagttctatagctacaagacggaggagaatagttttgtcagtgagcatatactcaaaatgtctgggtatcataatcacttgactcaactggaagttaatcttcctgttgatagtgtcattgacaaagttcttcaatcactgccaccaagctacaaaatctttgtgatgaactataatatgcaagggatgaataagacaattctcgagctcttcgcaatgctaaaggctgcggaggtagaaataaaaaaggagcatcaagtgttgatggtcaataagaccgccagtttcaagaaaaagggcaaagggaagaagaaggggaacttcaagaagaacagcaaacaagttgctgctcaggaaaagaaacccaagtctggacctaagcctgagactgagtgcttctactgcaaacagactggtcactggaagtggaactgccccaagtatttggcggataagaaggatgacaaggtgaacaaaggtatatgtgatatacatgttattgatgtgtaccttactagagctcgcagtagcacctgggtatttgatactggttctgttgctaatatttgcaactcgaaacaggcactacggattaagcgaacactggctaaggacgaggtgacgatgcgtgtgggaaatggttccaaagtcgatgtgatagccgtcggcacgctacctctacatctaccttcaggattaattatagacctaaataattgttatttggtgccagcgttgagcatgaacattatatctggatcttgtttaatgcgagacggttattcatttaaatctgagaataatggttgttctatttatatgggtaatatcttttatggtcatgcacccttaaagagtggtctatttttgatgaatctcgatagtagtgatacacatattcataatgttgaagccaaaagatgcagagttgataatggtagtgcaacttatttgtggcactgccgtttgggtcatattagtataaagcgcatgaagaaactccatactgatggacttttgggatcacttgattatgaatcacttggtacttgcgaaccatgcctcatgggcaggatgactaaaacaTCGTTCTCTGGAACTAGGAGCGAGCagctgatttgttggagatcatacatactgatgtatgtggtccaatgaatgttgaggctcacggcgggtatcattattttctcatcttcatagatgatttaagcagatatgagtatatctacttaatgaaacataagtctgaaacatttgaaaatttcaaagaatttcagagtgaagttaaaaatcatcgtaacaagaaaacaaagtttctaagATCTAatcgtggaagagaatatttgagttacaagtttggtctacatttaaaacaatgcggaatagtttcgcaactcacgccacctggaacaccacatcgtaatggtgtgtccgaacgtcataatcgtactttactagatatggtgtggtctataatgtctcttaatgatttaccgctatcattttggggttatgctttagagacggccgcattcacgttaaatagggcaccatcaaaggccgttgagacgacaccttatgaactatggtttggcaaaaaaccaaagttgtcgtttcttaaagtttggagctgcgatgcttatgtgaaaaagcttcaacctgataatctcgaacccaaattggagaaatgtgtattcataggatacccaaaggaaactgttgggtacaccttctatcacagatccgagggtaagacattcgttgctaagaatggatcctttctagagaaggagtttctctcgaaacaagtgagtgggaggaaagtagaacttgatgaggtaacagtacctgctcccttattggaaaatagttcatcacagaaaccggttcctgtgacgtctacaccaattagtgaggaagttaatgatgatgatcatgaaacttcagatcaagttgttagtgaacctcgtaggtcaaccagagtaagaaccgcactagagtggtacgataatcctgttttggaggttatgttgctagaccatgacgaacctacgaactatgaagaagcgatggtgagcccagattccgcaaaatggcttgaagccatgaaatctgagatgggatccatgtatgagaccaaagtgtggactttggttgacttgcctgatgatcggcaagccatcgagaataaatggatcttcaagaagaagactgacgctgatggtaatgttactgtctataaagctcgacttgttgcaaaaggtttttgacaagttcaagggattgactacgatgagaccttctcacccgtagcgatgggcCTTAATGGGTTTtggtggaaaggaggggaaagaagaaagggagggggcgtgcccccccaagcccaatccgaattgggagggccccccctttccttcctccctccttcctcttccttccctctctctctctccaaataggaaaaggaggagtcctactcccggtgggagtaggactccccccttgggcgtgcctcctccccctgtccggccctctcctcccctcctttatatacggaggagaggggcaccccatagacacaacaattgatctcttggatcttttagccgtgtgcggtgcccctctccaccatagtcgacctcgataatatcgtagcggtgcttaggcaaagtcctgcgacggtagaacatcaacaccatcaccacgccgtcgtgctgatggaactctccctcaaagcttggctggatcgaagttcgagggacgtcatcgagttgaacgtgtgcagaactcggaggtgccgtgcgttcgatacttgatcggtcggatcgtgaagacgtacgactacatcaaccacgttgtgctaacgcttccgctttcggtctacgagggtacgtggacacactcttccctctcgttgctatgcatcaccatgattttgcgtgtgcgtaggatttttttgaaattactatgtttcccaacatgtCCACGGTACAATTTTCGCAAGGGACCGATGTATTTCGTTGGAACCTACACGCGAGTGGTAATTTCTCGCTGGAGTTCATGTATAGAGTGTTGATCCAACTAGATGTGTGAACTGATAATAATAAAATGATTTAGAAAATGAAGACACCACTCAAGAATAAAATCTTTACCTGATATCTTCGTCGAGGAGTCATTTTTATCAAAGATAACCTTAGTAAAAGGAATTAGCATGGAAGCGTGTAATGTGTTTTTTGTCACCATGATGAGACCATAAAACACTCgttcttccaatgcaaattggctcaTTCTATATATATGGTtagtcatccaaatagcttctggcttgtatccttcATATAGTGTGTTGCTAATATTTTTGACAACTTGTTACATGGGATCAATAGCAAGTTTGGATTTCTTCTTAGAATGAGAGCGCTTCCTGTGATTTGGTCGCTCTAGAAATGATAAGTTTTTTAATGATAAACGTTCTCTTCTGCAGGTTATATACAGATGTACACGTTTCATTTACAAAAGTGTGTACACGCTTGGAGGCCACGGCGAAGGATATTTTTATCACACATGGATGGCAACCTGATCTTCGGATTGGCCCTCCTACATCTTAGGCGTTATACAttcttcacatgattacttgtattccgccttttttgacttttttttaaacTTGGATTTAGTTATGGCTGTGTGCATCCCAGTTACGCAGAGCTCGGCgtaatgcttaaatcttttaagtaataaagggtcttttattaaaaaaatcatTGGTCTAGAAGCACATGCATGTCCTATataccaggacggaggtagtattagaAAAGCTTTCATTATGTGTTTGTGGGAGAGAAAAATACAAGTAAATATTGGTTTGGTGCTAAGAACTATATCTAAATTAAGATAAGATatatttctttttattaattagGGTGTCACATTACCCTTAGTGAAGTGTATATGCCGTTTTTGGGTTATATTCTCAAGTTATCATGGTGATAGGACATTGACGAAACGAATTTGGTGCAGAATATAGCCATGAAGCCATTTTTTATTGAACAACAAACAGACAGTATAGCGACAACTTAAAAAAGAAAGGGGAAATAACATCCAGCCTGAGCGTGTCCTCCCGAACTCTTGAAAGGAGTTTGTATCTACAAGGTCCTACGAAATAATTTTTCCATTCTAGAAAAAATAAGCTTATTGTAAGTCAGACTTGTTTAAGTTTGACCAATTTTATAAATTATTACTCGTATGTATAATACCAAATACACATGCTATGAGAGTATATATTTTATAAAAAATCTCATGAGACTAACCAGTAGTACGGGTATTTGGTATTCTAGGTCTTAGCACATAGGAGTAGTACATAGTAGTATGTGTATTTGGTATTGTATAAATCTCATGTTTGTTTCCCGTGTAGTATATGTTATACTAATATTTATATACTTCTTTTGATAACATGTTTTTTTATAAACTTAATCAAACTTAAATAAACTTGACCTAGGAGAAAATTATTATTTTGGAACGAAGGAAGGACTAGTATACTTTGATAATTGGCACCTTGCAGTTCAGATATTTAGCAAGAAAGGCCGCATACGACTCGACACGATACGGTTACCAGCGAGCCCAATACAATACGGGCGCAGGCGACGGGGGAGCTCAGCTCACACAGCTTCTGCTGTCTGCCATGGCGCTCCCACTCTGTCACATGCCAATCTGATCCACACACACGTCACACGTGACACGCTACACGGGAACGCACACCCCCTAGCTACTTCCTGGTGGTTCCGGCAAAGAACGCGAGGGCACCGACGAGCGGCGCATTGATGTAGGTGGCGGGCTCGGACTGCGCGTAGTTGCCGCGATCGTCGTCGAAGCCGTCCCTCGAGTCCGGCCCGCCCACCACGGCGCCGACGAGCACGTTCGGGTTCGCCCCGCCGGCGTGGAGGTACTGGAACCCGGCGTCGCAGCCGATTCGGCCCGGGTGCGCGCGCACCGACGGCATGGATGCGCCCCGGTGGTGCGCGCGCTCCGGGTACCGCGCCCCGAACCCGACCATGTACGACCTCCCCGCCGGGTTCTTCCCCAGGATGTAGTCCACCTGCCGCTTCGCCAGCGCCACCAGGTCGGCCGGcgacacgacgccgccgccgcaggACACGGTGGCGCCGCTGGACTTGAGGTACTTGGAGTAGGCGAGCAGCAGGAACGTCGCCGTCGTCACGTACTGCATGTTGCTCTCGCCCTCCTTGTAGATGAGCCCTCCCGGCGTGTACTGGCCGGCCTGGAAGCCGCTCGTCCCGGGGACGAGCGAGCAGATGTAGCTGTCGGAGTGAGCCTTGTAGAGCTGCAGCCCCTGCAGCTTGCGCCGCAGGAACCCCCTGGAGAGCAGCACCTTGGTGCCGACCCTCTTGTCGTCCCAGCTGAAGGAGtagtcgtcgtcgccggcgcccaGCTGCATGCCGTACGCCTCCACGTACGTCATGTACGACGCGTTGTTGGACGCGCGGTGCAGCCACGACGCCGCCCACAGGAGCTCGTCGTGGTAGCCCGAGTAGGAGCAGTAGAACGGGCAGACCTCGGAGCTGAGGGAGTCGCTGTAGGAGCCGCGGTGCCGGTCGGCGAAGTCGAACACCTCCATGGCGGCGTCGAGTAGGCGGGAGGCGTAGGCCGGGTCGGAGCGGCGGAACGCGATCGAGGACGCCGCCAGCGCCGCGGCCGTTTCGCCGGCGACGTCGGAGCCCGGTTTGTTGGCGTCGACGCGGTAGACGCTCCGGGGCGTGTCCATGTCCTCGGGCCGCTCCCAGCACGCGTGGTCGCGCCCCGGCTCGCCGACCTGGACGTAGAGCACGCCGGGGGTGGCGGTGGCGGCCTTGAGGAGGTAGTCGGCGCCCCAGCGCACGGCGGCCCTGGCGTGGGGCAGCTCGGCGCCCATGAACTTGCCGAAGTCGGCGACGCTCCAGGCCAGCATCGTCGTGGAGAAGGCCATCGGCAGCCCGAACTTGAGGTTGTCGCCCGCGTCGTAGTACCCGCCGACCAGATCGACCTGAAAACACACACGGCGAGGTCAATGCCGGACCCGGACCCGGTGACTCACACACACGAAGAACCGAGCGAGAAAAGGCGTACATTGTACTGCGCGCCGTCGGTGAGGCCAGAGTCGGCGCGCCACGGCATGCGGTTGCCGGGGGGCAGCTTGCCGGAGCGCTGGCcctcgaagaagatgatggacTTGGCGAGCGCGTCTGCGTAGTTGAACGCCGCTGCCATGCCCGGAGCGAACAGCAGCAGGTGGAGCACCGCCACAGTGGCGACCAGGCTGCCTCTGCTCGGGTCCATTGCTCTCTCAGCTCGGTGCAGGGACAGGGCAGCTAGAGTTTGTGGGGCTACTGCTGTGCTGCT
The sequence above is drawn from the Triticum aestivum cultivar Chinese Spring chromosome 7A, IWGSC CS RefSeq v2.1, whole genome shotgun sequence genome and encodes:
- the LOC123151107 gene encoding endoglucanase 19, whose product is MDPSRGSLVATVAVLHLLLFAPGMAAAFNYADALAKSIIFFEGQRSGKLPPGNRMPWRADSGLTDGAQYNVDLVGGYYDAGDNLKFGLPMAFSTTMLAWSVADFGKFMGAELPHARAAVRWGADYLLKAATATPGVLYVQVGEPGRDHACWERPEDMDTPRSVYRVDANKPGSDVAGETAAALAASSIAFRRSDPAYASRLLDAAMEVFDFADRHRGSYSDSLSSEVCPFYCSYSGYHDELLWAASWLHRASNNASYMTYVEAYGMQLGAGDDDYSFSWDDKRVGTKVLLSRGFLRRKLQGLQLYKAHSDSYICSLVPGTSGFQAGQYTPGGLIYKEGESNMQYVTTATFLLLAYSKYLKSSGATVSCGGGVVSPADLVALAKRQVDYILGKNPAGRSYMVGFGARYPERAHHRGASMPSVRAHPGRIGCDAGFQYLHAGGANPNVLVGAVVGGPDSRDGFDDDRGNYAQSEPATYINAPLVGALAFFAGTTRK